Proteins encoded together in one Balaenoptera musculus isolate JJ_BM4_2016_0621 chromosome 6, mBalMus1.pri.v3, whole genome shotgun sequence window:
- the ZNF395 gene encoding zinc finger protein 395 isoform X1: protein MEKTTLKQRKMERKGSGMASVLSRRLGKRSLLGARVLGPPGAAPPLEPQAELLEGAAPQPFLASKDTSCQEQPKELLKAPGTSGLQQVAFQPGQKVCVWYGGQECTGLVERHSWAEDKVTVWLLDQKLQICCKAEEVWPAELQSPIPQAPPPEQGTQAPAYRPVSRNIDVPKRKSDAVEMDEMMAAMVLTSLSCSPVVQSPPGVETNFSASRAACDPWKESGDVSDSGSSTTSGHWSGSSGVSTPSPPHPQASPKYLGDAFGSPQTDNGFETDPDAFLLDEPAPRKRKNSVKVMYKCLWPNCGKVLRSIVGIKRHVKALHLGDSVDSGQFKREEDFYYTEVQTKEEAAAAGGPAADPAPSPSLTSPPLAILPPPPPKAQSSGPDHPGLESYLPSGALSKSAPGSFWHIQADHAYQALPSFQIPVSPHIYTSISWAAAPSTASSLSPVRSRSLSFSEPQQPPPAMKSHLIVTSSPRAQSSTRKARGEAKKCRKVYGIEHRDQWCTACRWKKACQRFLD from the exons GAAAGGCAGCGGCATGGCCAGCGTTCTGTCCCGGCGCCTTGGCAAGAGGTCCCTCCTCGGCGCCCGGGTGTTGGGGCCACCCGGGGCTGCCCCACCCTTGGAGCCTCAGGCAGAGCTGCTTGAGGGGGCGGCTCCCCAGCCCTTCCTTGCCTCTAAGGACACGTCCTGCCAGGAGCAGCCCAAGGAACTCCTCAAGGCTCCAGGCACCTCAGGCCTCCAGCAGGTGGCCTTTCAGCCCGGGCAGAAG GTTTGTGTGTGGTACGGGGGTCAAGAGTGTACAGGACTGGTGGAGCGGCATAGTTGGGCAGAGGATAAGGTGACTGTCTGGCTGTTGGACCAGAAGTTACAAATCTGCTGCAAAGCGGAGGAGGTGTGGCCGGCCGAGCTACAGAGCCCCATCCCCCAGGCGCCACCTCCCGAGCAGGGAACCCAGGCGCCAGCCTACAGGCCTGTCTCCAGGAACATTGATGTCCCAAAGAG GAAGTCGGATGCAGTGGAAATGGACGAGATGATGGCAGCCATGGTGCTGACGTCCCTGTCCTGCAGCCCTGTGGTGCAGAGTCCTCCTGGGGTCGAGACCAACTTCTCTG CTTCCCGCGCGGCCTGTGACCCGTGGAAGGAGAGCGGCGACGTGTCGGACAGCGGCAGCAGCACCACCAGCGGGCACTGGAGCGGGAGCAGCGGCGTCTCCACCCcctcgcccccccacccccaggccagcccCAAGTATTTGGGGGACGCCTTTGGCTCTCCCCAGACTGATAATGGATTCGAGACCGACCCGGATGCTTTCCTGTTGGATGAACCAGCTCCCCGCAAAAGAAAG AACTCGGTGAAGGTGATGTACAAGTGCCTGTGGCCCAACTGTGGCAAAGTCCTGCGCTCCATCGTGGGCATCAAGCGCCACGTCAAAGCCCTCCACCTGGG GGACAGCGTGGACTCCGGCCAGTTCAAGCGGGAGGAGGATTTCTACTACACAGAGGTGCAGACGAAGGAGGAAGCTGCTGCCGCTGGCGGCCCCGCCGCCGACCcggctcccagccccagcctgacCAGCCCGCCCCTTGCCATTCTCCCTCCGCCTCCTCCCAAAGCCCAGTCCTCAGGCCCAGATCACCCTGGCCTGGAGTCCTACCTGCCCTCCGGTGCTCTCAGCAAGTCAGCTCCTGGCTCCTTCTGGCACATTCAGGCCGACCATGCATACCAG GCCCTGCCGTCCTTCCAGATCCCCGTGTCACCGCACATCTACACCAGTATTAGCTGGGCCGCTGCCCCCTCTAcagcctcctccctctctccg GTCCGGAGCCGGTCGCTCAGCTTCAGCGAGCCCCAGCAGCCTCCACCCGCCATGAAATCTCACCTGATTGTCACTTCTTCACCCCGGGCCCAGAGCAGCACCAG GAAAGCCCGCGGGGAGGCTAAGAAGTGCCGCAAGGTGTACGGCATCGAGCACCGGGACCAGTGGTGCACAGCCTGCCGCTGGAAGAAGGCCTGCCAGCGCTTCCTGGACTGA
- the ZNF395 gene encoding zinc finger protein 395 isoform X2, with protein MASVLSRRLGKRSLLGARVLGPPGAAPPLEPQAELLEGAAPQPFLASKDTSCQEQPKELLKAPGTSGLQQVAFQPGQKVCVWYGGQECTGLVERHSWAEDKVTVWLLDQKLQICCKAEEVWPAELQSPIPQAPPPEQGTQAPAYRPVSRNIDVPKRKSDAVEMDEMMAAMVLTSLSCSPVVQSPPGVETNFSASRAACDPWKESGDVSDSGSSTTSGHWSGSSGVSTPSPPHPQASPKYLGDAFGSPQTDNGFETDPDAFLLDEPAPRKRKNSVKVMYKCLWPNCGKVLRSIVGIKRHVKALHLGDSVDSGQFKREEDFYYTEVQTKEEAAAAGGPAADPAPSPSLTSPPLAILPPPPPKAQSSGPDHPGLESYLPSGALSKSAPGSFWHIQADHAYQALPSFQIPVSPHIYTSISWAAAPSTASSLSPVRSRSLSFSEPQQPPPAMKSHLIVTSSPRAQSSTRKARGEAKKCRKVYGIEHRDQWCTACRWKKACQRFLD; from the exons ATGGCCAGCGTTCTGTCCCGGCGCCTTGGCAAGAGGTCCCTCCTCGGCGCCCGGGTGTTGGGGCCACCCGGGGCTGCCCCACCCTTGGAGCCTCAGGCAGAGCTGCTTGAGGGGGCGGCTCCCCAGCCCTTCCTTGCCTCTAAGGACACGTCCTGCCAGGAGCAGCCCAAGGAACTCCTCAAGGCTCCAGGCACCTCAGGCCTCCAGCAGGTGGCCTTTCAGCCCGGGCAGAAG GTTTGTGTGTGGTACGGGGGTCAAGAGTGTACAGGACTGGTGGAGCGGCATAGTTGGGCAGAGGATAAGGTGACTGTCTGGCTGTTGGACCAGAAGTTACAAATCTGCTGCAAAGCGGAGGAGGTGTGGCCGGCCGAGCTACAGAGCCCCATCCCCCAGGCGCCACCTCCCGAGCAGGGAACCCAGGCGCCAGCCTACAGGCCTGTCTCCAGGAACATTGATGTCCCAAAGAG GAAGTCGGATGCAGTGGAAATGGACGAGATGATGGCAGCCATGGTGCTGACGTCCCTGTCCTGCAGCCCTGTGGTGCAGAGTCCTCCTGGGGTCGAGACCAACTTCTCTG CTTCCCGCGCGGCCTGTGACCCGTGGAAGGAGAGCGGCGACGTGTCGGACAGCGGCAGCAGCACCACCAGCGGGCACTGGAGCGGGAGCAGCGGCGTCTCCACCCcctcgcccccccacccccaggccagcccCAAGTATTTGGGGGACGCCTTTGGCTCTCCCCAGACTGATAATGGATTCGAGACCGACCCGGATGCTTTCCTGTTGGATGAACCAGCTCCCCGCAAAAGAAAG AACTCGGTGAAGGTGATGTACAAGTGCCTGTGGCCCAACTGTGGCAAAGTCCTGCGCTCCATCGTGGGCATCAAGCGCCACGTCAAAGCCCTCCACCTGGG GGACAGCGTGGACTCCGGCCAGTTCAAGCGGGAGGAGGATTTCTACTACACAGAGGTGCAGACGAAGGAGGAAGCTGCTGCCGCTGGCGGCCCCGCCGCCGACCcggctcccagccccagcctgacCAGCCCGCCCCTTGCCATTCTCCCTCCGCCTCCTCCCAAAGCCCAGTCCTCAGGCCCAGATCACCCTGGCCTGGAGTCCTACCTGCCCTCCGGTGCTCTCAGCAAGTCAGCTCCTGGCTCCTTCTGGCACATTCAGGCCGACCATGCATACCAG GCCCTGCCGTCCTTCCAGATCCCCGTGTCACCGCACATCTACACCAGTATTAGCTGGGCCGCTGCCCCCTCTAcagcctcctccctctctccg GTCCGGAGCCGGTCGCTCAGCTTCAGCGAGCCCCAGCAGCCTCCACCCGCCATGAAATCTCACCTGATTGTCACTTCTTCACCCCGGGCCCAGAGCAGCACCAG GAAAGCCCGCGGGGAGGCTAAGAAGTGCCGCAAGGTGTACGGCATCGAGCACCGGGACCAGTGGTGCACAGCCTGCCGCTGGAAGAAGGCCTGCCAGCGCTTCCTGGACTGA